In the Arachis ipaensis cultivar K30076 chromosome B04, Araip1.1, whole genome shotgun sequence genome, TAGTGCAAATTGACAAATATGAGTTACAGGGAGAGGGGGAGGATGCTGTTTGAACTTAGAAAAGATGGTCATACCAATCCAAAGTTCTCTACCTCTTAATTTGACCCAAAATGCAAATGTTGCAGCAAGTGAAATCCCACATAGGTAGAATGCTCCTAGATTTATGAAAGGCCCAAGGTGCTGCCATCCACAGCCTCTAGATATGCAAACAGAAGATTTATGGTAGATAGTGTTTAATCTAACCTGGCAGCAGCCCCAATTCCAAAAGGAATAGAATAGTGTTAAGATCGTATCGAGACTGCACAAGAAAAATCTGACTTAGATTTCTAACAAGAAAAGTTATGCTATGTTATAAAACTTATCAAACTGAAAGAACCGATGTTTCAAGTTCTGGATCTGCTAAAATGATAGAATCAAAATTCAGTAAACAATCTCAACCAGAGGAAACAGATGATAGTTCATAAGGTATTAGTTATAAATTCACTCAATTGTTTAGAGCTTCACACATTTATCCGATGTTATCAATCCAAATATCATCATCACCTACACAACTGAATGAGCACTTCCAGGTTCCAACATCAATTAAGATGAAAGAAATTCTCATAAGctgcacacaaaaaaaaaaaaaagatactcACCCTGTACTAACTCTGGACTCAACTAACTTGGAGAGCTGTGTCAATGCCTCCCTTGAAAGCTTAACTTTCTGAATGTCACTGTCCTGCCTGTACCCTTCATCTCCAACAACAAATCCATGTCCTGATTTTATATTTGTACACcataaccaacataaaaataaaataaataatcaatcAGATAAATAACAGATTAAATCTTGTTTGCCTACAGAAAAACATAGCTTAATTCTTTAGTTTTCAGATGAATTCCGGGTTTATGTGATTAAGGAGAATTTAAATTGGTAATCAAATTTCCATGTAAAACACCCAAAGCAAAGAAAACATAACCCAAAAAAGCATCAGAGAGGAATATAGCTTGAAGCTGGAAATTGAAAGCAACCACTATGTTCAAGGAATTCATCATATTAACTAGATTTGGAAGGTTAATTTCACCAAAAGAGAATTCATCATATTAACTAGCCTCCTCAAAACATATTTACATGTCAttggaaaaaaacaaaaatggaAAATTCATAGGAAAATGTAATTGCAATTACCTACCTATTGATATCAATCTTCTCATCAGATTCAACAACAGTAGCTTCAAAACCATAAATTCCACCTCCATAACTAGTAACAGGTTCACCTTCAACAGTTACAATGTAAATCTCAACTTTCACATACACAAGAAGACCACATAGAACTGCAACCAAGCACCCAAACTCCAACAACCTCATTGTGCCAACTCCAACACTTCACATCCACAAGATCTATTTCATAATCCAAATGATGACACAGTTGAGTTAGActgaaaaaacaaagaaagaaggtTAGTTCCAATGTGACACTGATCCGAGTAAATCAGCTGAACGTGCATTGGTAGTTGGTgtttaaaataatataacttcTGAGAACATAGAAAAGGATCAGCAACTGATTCATATATGGTGTTTTGTAAAATGTAAATTGTAGCATCATATTGAAAGTCATTAGCAAATCTTCTATTTTGCTTTTTAATTGATATCAAAATTCAGGAAACATAGTTGAGCTGCAATAGGGGACTGAACTGACCACTTAGAATTTAGAAACATGCAAGATTATAGCTCTTGAATCAAATTCCTTCCTGTCAAGTTCTACAATGATCAGATTTTGAAACTAATCGACACTAacttttgaaactaaaataactgTTATAACAGATGCTAGCCTAATAGATATAGTGCAGCAAATTGTCAAAAACTGAAACAAACAAACTAACTTCTGATTTCTAACTAACCTGACAATTACAACAAATTAACCAACTCACAAATTCTTCAACAGATATAGTACCAAAGCAAACTGAAAGTACCTCCTCATTGTCACCCTCAGGATCTGAATGTGGCTCAGTAACACTACAAGCAATTCCTCTCTTCCCTCTTTATTCCAAAATAACATCGCCACGCGAAGCAGAATCAGTAACAAttcagaaaaaataaacaaataaacaaataaaacgcAAATTCCACTAAGAATGTAAAGCAAAGCCGCTTCCTGAAGCTCGAGCTCAGCTTGAAGGAACTCCAACGCCGTAGAGGGTAGCAGGTGCGTACGGAAACTGGGTAACGGGTTTGGCAAGACATCCCTTCGAGATCCTCGGCAGCGGTACATCAGCCTGGCGGTGGCAGAGCGGCGATGACAACAAGCCCTAGCAGCGGCGGTGGAGCTTCAGCGGCGATAGAGCACCCCTTTCTTCTCTCCTCCATTGCGTTTTCTCTCTTCCtcaagctctctctctctctcactggcATTCGACGACGACGATGACAGAGCCCTAGCCAGTTAGCCGCCGTCGTTCTCTCCTTCCttccctctcctctcttcttcttcccatTCTCCCCCTTAGTTTTCTGATTTCTTCGCTCTTTCGTGTGTCTGTTGAGTGAGGATGAGGGTGTGTGTCGAGTGAGGATGAGGGACTGAGGGTGATCGATTGAGGgcaaacaaaatttcactaagtgtTTATTTGGTATTTTAATATTAGGACACACTTCTGAAGCTAgcgcacccaaaacttaataaatgAGTTACGTTTTAAAAGTGCTCCCTTTGGTTTAAAAAGTGTACCCATAGCTTTTTAGATTTGGCTACACTTTATAAGTGATATTTAAAATATCTAAGGAGACGCTTTTGAAGTGATGCCTCAATAGtgtttccttttctcttataaaagggCACCATGcaaaaaagcgtagcctattcaaggaataggctacgcttttcaaatgtaacttaaaaaaagtgtagctgaatgggtatttttcttgtagcaGTAACAACCCTTGCTTTCACCTTCGTCCTCTAACGGTTGTTCAGGTCCACTGCTCTTATGACTTTGAGTTAatttttctgaaataattttgtTGATTGCTGAAGgtacttcttttaattttttttttttgttgatttctGATGTTATTGTCTAATTGTAATGGATTTTGACTTCTGAGTTTGTCTTCTGAACTTTTAGATGTAATTGTTGATTGTGTTCTAATGATGCATGTGTTGTTGGTTTGTTGATGTGATTAGAAATTGTATAAATCTTTGTTACTAATTCATACTTAATTGTTGACTGCATTTAATTTGTATAAGTTTGTGTTTGTGATTGTTgctatataaatttttatttttgaaaatagaatttttaataattttattttatatttaattaaaccggttgaattcCAGTTGAACTATTGAACTAATCATCTTACCGGTTTATTGATTGATTTGATTTTCGGAACCTTGCTATAGACTATCTCTATTGTTACGGTTTTTAAACATGACATAAAAAAACCG is a window encoding:
- the LOC107638910 gene encoding uncharacterized protein LOC107638910 isoform X1; amino-acid sequence: MYRCRGSRRDVLPNPLPSFRTHLLPSTALEFLQAELELQEAALLYILSGICVLFVYLFIFSELLLILLRVAMLFWNKEGREELLVVLLSHIQILRVTMRSLTQLCHHLDYEIDLVDVKCWSWHNEVNLLLVMEVEFMVLKLLLLNLMRRLISIGHGFVVGDEGYRQDSDIQKVKLSREALTQLSKLVESRVSTGLDTILTLFYSFWNWGCCQVRLNTIYHKSSVCISRGCGWQHLGPFINLGAFYLCGISLAATFAFWVKLRGRELWIGMTIFSKFKQHPPPLPVTHICQFALGSIFLIL
- the LOC107638910 gene encoding uncharacterized protein LOC107638910 isoform X2, translated to MYRCRGSRRDVLPNPLPSFRTHLLPSTALEFLQAELELQEAALLYILSGICVLFVYLFIFSELLLILLRVAMLFWNKEGREELLVVLLSHIQILRVTMRSLTQLCHHLDYEIDLVDVKCWSWHNEVNLLLVMEVEFMVLKLLLLNLMRRLISIGHGFVVGDEGYRQDSDIQKVKLSREALTQLSKLVESRVSTGLDTILTLFYSFWNWGCCQVRLNTIYHKSSVCISRGCGWQHLGPFINLGAFYLCGISLAATFAFWVKLRGRELWIASIYTNPGWKNTFVFSCINF
- the LOC107638910 gene encoding uncharacterized protein LOC107638910 isoform X4 yields the protein MYRCRGSRRDVLPNPLPSFRTHLLPSTALEFLQAELELQEAALLYILSGICVLFVYLFIFSELLLILLRVAMLFWNKEGREELLVVLLSHIQILRVTMRSLTQLCHHLDYEIDLVDVKCWSWHNEVNLLLVMEVEFMVLKLLLLNLMRRLISIGHGFVVGDEGYRQDSDIQKVKLSREALTQLSKLVESRVSTGLDTILTLFYSFWNWGCCQVRLNTIYHKSSVCISRGCGWQHLGPFINLGAFYLCGISLAATFAFWVKLRASIYTNPGWKNTFVFSCINF
- the LOC107638910 gene encoding uncharacterized protein LOC107638910 isoform X3, whose translation is MYRCRGSRRDVLPNPLPSFRTHLLPSTALEFLQAELELQEAALLYILSGICVLFVYLFIFSELLLILLRVAMLFWNKEGREELLVVLLSHIQILRVTMRSLTQLCHHLDYEIDLVDVKCWSWHNEVNLLLVMEVEFMVLKLLLLNLMRRLISIGHGFVVGDEGYRQDSDIQKVKLSREALTQLSKLVESRVSTGLDTILTLFYSFWNWGCCQLLFTPILDGKTLLYSVVSTFEVRIGIAFGSGGSQSLPATEWPNVSSCLEKLFTDTLVKTMVEEAFYFACWLFDE
- the LOC107638910 gene encoding uncharacterized protein LOC107638910 isoform X5, translating into MYRCRGSRRDVLPNPLPSFRTHLLPSTALEFLQAELELQEAALLYILSGICVLFVYLFIFSELLLILLRVAMLFWNKEGREELLVVLLSHIQILRVTMRSLTQLCHHLDYEIDLVDVKCWSWHNEVNLLLVMEVEFMVLKLLLLNLMRRLISIGHGFVVGDEGYRQDSDIQKVKLSREALTQLSKLVESRVSTGLDTILTLFYSFWNWGCCQLLFTPILDGKTLLYSVVSTFEEKLFTDTLVKTMVEEAFYFACWLFDE